GAAGACTATCAACCGAAGCGTGAAGTCTACATCGATGCGATCAGGGTGTTACATTAATGATAGACGCCTACAAGCGGCTATTGTAGTTATGTTTGGAAATTGAGGATCTTTGATGGCATTCGGTTTATGAGATAGCGAGCGATGAGGCGACTTCTCCCACAAGTATTTTGGAACATTTATAGTGAACATTATGGCTCGAGCCACATCAAGAAGATGACGATTTTTCCTCTCAGAGATGCCTGTACTTCAAGAAGACTATCAACCGAAGCGTGGAAGTCTACATCGATGCAGATCAGGCGGTGTTTCATTAATGATAGACGCCTACAAGCGGCTATTGTAGTTATGTTTGGGGTAATCTCGTGACGTGGAGGAGCAAAAACAATCTGTGGTAGCACGCAGCAAGGCAGAGGCGAGTATCGAGCACTATCTCATGGTATATGCGAAGGAGTTTGGATACAAAGACTTATGGGAGAACTAAAAGTGCCTTTTACCGGACCTATGAAGATGTCTTTGTGACAACCAGTCTTTGTCAAGATAGCACATAATCCATGCATCATGATCGGACCAAACATGTGGAAATAGATCgtcactttataaaagaaaaagtacacTCGGAGAAGTATGCATCATCTACCTACCTACTAGACAACAAGTTGCGACATGTTAACCAAAAGTTTGAGCGAAACATGTTTGAAGAACTTAGTGGCAAGTCGGGTTTGATTAACATCTACACTCCAACTTGAGGGGAGTGTTGGAatcctataattaaggatagaaatctgATGGTATTGGAatcctataattaaggatagaaatctgTTGTGATCtcttgtaaatagaaactaatctcgattcttgattcttaggaaattacGATATCAATTCTTGATTCTTAGGGATtaggatttatttcctttaaaatgattatttttctctttataaagCTGTAAACTAAAGCAGTAGCAATATAACAGAATTTTTCCTCTGAGTGTTTTTACacataagaaattaaaaaccCAACATACGGTACATATATCACAGCCACCAatcataaacaaatttaaatatacgagACTCACCAAGATGCAATGCAACAATCGCAATTTAAAGTGGTAAAACCAGTACTAGGAGGCTCTAACATAACAAAACCTGTAAAATTGAATACCTTATCTTTATATGAGTTCCAGCATACAAATTCCAGTTCTACCATGAcccattaataaataaaagttcctcaaattataaagaaaagggTTGACTGCAACTAGTACATAAAAGCTCCAATTGCAAACAAAGAGAAAGCACCAGATAAATAACAGTCATTAAGCGAAATGGAAAAAGAATAACATATTTAAGGATTTGATACCAATTTTATTCAATGTTCAGTAAAAGGGCAGGTGGAAAGGGAGAAGGTAGGCAGGGAAAAGACTTTCAAAACTAGAACCACACCTTATTCTTGAACACCTGAATTCAACATGACCCATTTTAGAATGGTGTTGCCAAACCATTTTAGCTAAAGCTTGTTATATATAACATAACTTTATGTATAATCCTAAAAACCATGAGGAAAAATGCTTTGAAGTACTCTTATAAGCTCGAAGTCAAAGGTCATAATGCATAAATAGGATTTCTCTATACATGGAGACTTCGGTATAGTTTGATAAACTAGGAAAAAGATTACTCAATTATAATAACTAATTTGTACTAAAAGTATTATTTGGcatgttaataaaaattaagcaccaaatataatttatattgttGACAACTGTACttgttggattttgaaaattaatcattttatgtttttaacctTATTAACATAAATCTTATATTGTTATTGATAATTCCAGATAAATTCAAAGGGCTGATTTCAATATCTCATGTTTTTGTaactgaaaagaagaaaaattagttcaaacatagattattttaaaagaaaatcgaCTTAACATGTTCAGCATTAAAATTACAGACTTAtcctattcaaaatttttctttttgaaatttttattaacaattattttaagcTATTGAAcacatagaaaatttaacacACCAAAAATTTTCCTTATCAATGCATTATAAAAGATGTCCCTTAAACTAGTTGagattgtactaaattgtaacagctacaatataaaacatttagcaaaaataaaacaaggacAAATAAAGCAAGTATCATCTGGGAAACTATATCCTAGAATAGCCAAAAAAAAGGGTACCCCAAAAGGgttaacaaaaaatattgataagaaaaaggaaattggCATGGCTTTAGAAGAAACAAAGATGGCTTGCCATTGTTAACTAATGGTCAtgttccaaaaagaaaatactagTAGCGGAATTGCTGAATCTTTTGGAAGAATTTCACTAAAATCATAGCTACCAATGCCAAGAAATGAACTTTTCTAATCTTCTTAACAGTAAAGTTTATGAACTGTAGGTAAATGATATATAGATACTTGGACAGGAagcaaaatcaattttataggaAATTCCTCTTCTTGACTGTCACTATTCAGTGAGCATCCTATTAAAGAAATCATTCCAGCATTTGAACAACTTCCTGCAGTTGCTAAATCTAAATCAACAATAGCAACAATAACgtaggaaaaattttaatgcaatAAAGTTAGGAATTCTCACCATTTGGTTCTGCCGATCCAATTACCGAGGATGAACATCTCCCATCCATTTTTATCCCAATCGATTCAAAAAACTGTAAATCATTGTCTAAAATTTCAGGCACAGACTCACTTgcagattcaatttcattacaaCTTTCTTCTATTGAGTCACAATCATCTTCTCCAACTGTAACACGGGTTGATGTTCTGGGTATCTGCTGACATGACTCCTCAATGATTGCATTAGCATTTCCAGAAAATGATGACAACCTGCCGACTTCATTCCCCATACAAGCAACTTCAGACACTGTCTCAGCCCCAGCTGCAGgtaaattttcaacatttgcCTTGACAAGCATGCTCCTGTTGTTATGCTCCCTAGAAAGAAAGTAAGAGGATTCTCTTTCCATAAAACTCCGAGGGCAAGAGTGAAATATGTTATCTACCATGTGAAGCTGGCAGGACGAAGGCACATGGGCAGCATTTTCAATAACATCAGAAGTTACTTCTGAATCTTCAATTAACTGCTCACCCTCATCCTTCACAGCAGCCACCTTTAAACCTACCTGAGGCTTTTTGAATGTCCCAACATTTTTCTCTATTGCCGTGTCAGAGGCAGCCACTGCTTTCACAGGCTCCAATGAAGATGGGAGAAGCAAATCCTGCATCACATCCTGCATTACATCTGAGTAGAACCTTTTGACACTAGCACCTACAGTCTGCACCTGATCCTCCACATATTTAACTGTGTCCTGTTCCCAAATATAATGAGTCAATGGAATTCTGTAATAAACTTACATGAGAGTACATATGACTTAAGGGGGTGGGGAATCAAAGGCTACAAGTGAGTATCAAGCACATCAACATGGCGTAACAAGGAAGGCTCTATGCAGATACAAGTTAACTGAAATAAGAAGCCCAAACATAGTAATACATAATTTTGCAAGAAAGCTGTGCCAAAGACAGTTACTTATATGGAACACAGCAAAAACAAGGGAAAAAGATCAAATGCTGAGAAGGTGTGACAACATTCTACCAGGGTTCTCATGAATTGAAAGCATAGAACCTCCTTTGGACATGAAAAAGGTTGGGGAAGATACAAGAGAAAGATTATCTAATGGAGCATACCTGGTACATAATTTCTTCTGCCTCTAGGCACATGGCTTCAAATTTCTGATATACATGACCAACCCAAGTTATACCTTTTAAATCCATAATGACCATCAATCAACCTTAGCAGAACAGCAGTTGGATTTCTTCCACTCTCTTCTGTTTGCAATTACCTCGAAACGCTTATCTGAACATAAGTAGATTTAAATTACTAATCTCTTACCAGAACAGAACCAACATTTTAGGAAGCTCAGTTTAGACACACACGCATATCATAGCCCAACAGGGATAtgctaaataacttaaattagtATAATTAGATTCAGTAATTGCATTCACATTGTGCCAACTCTGACAAAAAGGAAAGAGTTAATCAGAGAAGGCCCTTAATCTAATTGCTCACCTAGGTGACCTATTTGAATGAACAAGGCCTTCTACTAATCATTTAACGCCAAGACATACAAAAAGTCACTGTCTGAATCTTATATAACTTACATTAGTCTCTTCGGAGGCCACCATGTGGTCTCCTCTCATGCTCAAACAACATCAAAGTTGagccaaaatttataatttaaaaggtaAGCAAAACAGAAAAAATCATGGAATCTTCATTGATACTCAATTTGTCCTAATTTCCGGTCTTCATTCTGCCAAGCCTCTACTAGATGCATAAACTTGTTAAGTTTTAACCAAAAGACACAAAACATGAATCACAGGAAAAGGTAGAAGACTTTTATTGGTGGAACCAAGGTATCTTTCATGTCTGTTTTATGGTCCATAGAAACTAATCCCACTGTTTTCTAAACCAGACCAGTTGGATTGGGAACTGGCTGGGATAATGGTCCAAAAAGGGGGTTGAACTATAAACTGGTCAGACCAAGAACCGGTGGTTTGACCGGTTCGATCACTGGCCCAGTTCTGAAATCCTTGACTAATTCATGGTTGACCCTTCCAACAATGTCATCTCGGAAGTTTGAACTCAAGTCTTCCCCCATGTAGTGCAATGTGAGTTGGTAAAGTGGGAGACACTTGATGAACACCCAGGATTCCAATACCAGGAAACATGTATACTATGAAACATCAATTCTACAGATGCAATCAATGGTAAAAATGACacatatagtaaaaaaaattatacatatcaAACCCTAGAAAGATCAACAGAGTTTAGAATCAATAATTTGAAGCGAACAAATTACTGTTTTAAGCACACAAAGCCCATTAAAGCATTAACAGCTTCAgctaaaattacataattcGACGCCAGACCGTACACTAAACTAAAACGAAagatcattttaatccaaaatgaaaataagtttaagtTAGCAGGCAAGCCAAAGGACATGAAAACCAGAAGCAAgacaaacataataaaatacCCAGGAAAAGAAGCAAgcccaaaaaaacaaaacagaaaccCTTGATGGAAATTAATTAGATAGTGAACATACGTATAGAAGGCGAGAGAGAGTTTTATCTGAAATCCCCCTTCCAGTTTCCTCTTAAAACAATGGATTGAAGGTAGAGAAGATGGAAGAAAGCAGAAGCTAAATGATTGCTGGGTGGGAAAGTTAAATGGATTACGTTGTGTGGTCGGGAATCATAAACACCCAAGCcaatatattttgtttgttttattgtttaaagCTTTGGGTTGAAGGAAAATGGAAGAAAGGCAGGGGAAGTGGAGAGAGTTTTGATCACATGTTATTTAGTTATTGGTAGAAGCGTGTCCGTTCCGTTCTCTCAGAACCATAAAACTAAGGTTTACTAATCCCGATTGTGGGCCCATCCCCAAAAATAtgtcttctttttctttaattcttcaCGGTGAGACTTGAGAGGATGTAGACCTCTCCATTTTCGTTCCACCTGTTATaacattttgttcttttatttaaaaattagataaattagaaaatgatttttttccttaaaaaaattcatttatatgcatgatttgactttttcaatttttttattctccttcaacaccaaaaatagaaaggtttaataacaattagtccaaaaatatttttgtaaaaagtCAATTAAAactggaaataaattttatttgcttttcaaaaataattcttttGTAAAATTCTTTTTCGAAAAATTATTCTAAccgaataaaataatttgaaaatgtatatttttaatataaataaataaaatttattttcagttggaatcaaatcttttacaaaaaatatttttggtagaAAAACTTTTGGACTAATTGGTAATAGGCCTATCTATTTTTTGTGTTGAaggagaataaaagaaaatagtaaataagaAGGGGTTATGAagcaatttaaccctaaaagcTTTTTTTAGCAAtcaattaaaatggaaaattttcatattaggTCCTTGAATATTTTAGGTCTTCACATTTCAATATTGTGCTGCTAATTTGTCAAGCGGCACCAGAACGCTGTAGcaaacataccattttggtaaataatctCATGGACATACTATTTAagctattaattattattttatatcattgaaGTAAAAAAGTCAGATTTAtaagattttttataaaattattaaaattttaatagtttttaaataatttactataaaaaattataattattttaaaaaaactacaTCCATGATGAATTTAGATAACTTTTGTCCACGTTCATTTGAACATGGACAACCATTTGCCTAGGTTCATCttagatattttttaaataattattaaaatatattaatttttgagatttttttaatttttaaatatttgttgatgtGGTAAAATATGGCACACCAAATATCGTTATCCGATTGTTTCACCAGTCTCATCATCGCTTAAAAGTAGAaatggatagaatttttaatagaatgaccaAGTTGCTATTTGATCTAAATtacaaagactaatttactcattttttgaaTAGAGGGGGCGAAATACAATCCGGCTCCTCGAATAagggcctccatgatacttttgcCTCATTCTACTCATCCTTTAGTTTCACTCATTTGcactaaaaattttttaaaaaaattcaaataatcacTCACTTACattaaaaatcttgaaaaaaattcaaataatcacTCAACAGCACgtatggataaaatttttaactgaaTGGTCAATTTgaaccttttttaattttaatttataggGTCTAATTTACCAATTTATTGCATAGAAGAGGTAAAATGCAATCCGCATTTTAATATAGAAACCtccatttattattcattatattaCAAAATCTATATTGAAGTGACTCTTTAGATAAAATCGAATTAGATTTTGTATTAGCATTAAAttgcatttattattttaaattattagttaatatgataattaacttcttctttttacttttgtCGTCACGTTCAACAATTGTGATATATCAATCTTACTCGCATAAAGGAAAAGACCTTTCGTAGAAATATTGAATAACATTAAAcacttaattataattaaataatttgtatcCTCTTATTATTAAActggaattaaataaaatttgttagatAAAACTATATCAATATTGAATTAGATagacatattttttaattatttaccacTTAATTAATGTTACAcattataaaatagatatattaaCATCCAACACTGacatttaatgaaaaaataatttttagtattatttgaTAGGTTTTACTTCCTTCCAAATgatatttaatgaaaaaaaattaacttttaatattatttaatagcttttacttttatgaaatattgagTCTTATTCGAACGAAGAGATGGTGATGTCGAGAAAATGGCCcccaaaaaaatgaaacatcATTTTTAACAATGGTGAGCTAATATTATAAcctatattttattcaatttatttttaaatttcaagaattaaaaTCAAGTTGTGTTGAATCacattttgaaaaagtttaaacatcttttctttgtattaatTCAAGGTGTAATTAGGGGTTCGCAAGACTCgaccccctaaaatggaaaatttttcatttatgccttttaaaatatttaaaattttaattagtaaaagtaaaattacactttgaccccttaaaatgataaagattttatttaatattttaaaattataaagatataggctattaaaatggtgaaattacattttactatcgtaaaaattacaatttaattttgccCTCTTAAAAAATTCGACTTCGcccttttattaattttaattttactttatgctatttttaaaattttattatatataattataatgttaTGAGAAAGTTCGCTTGACAATGGTAagttgttattatttactattataatgttatagttgtttatttaatttgtaatctTAAAGTAATTCGATAACCTctttataaattaatctaaatataaGTGGCAAAGTTAGGGGTTGGCAAGGGCTCCGATCCcccaaaaatgaaattttttcatttaagccctttataatttataaaattttaaagtaataatggtaaatttgcactttggcctctcaaaaatgataaaaatttgatttaatcttttaaaaattataaagatgtaGGTTTTTAAAATGacgaaattacattttactcttctaaaaatatacaatttaattccgttctaaaaaaaattctgactTCACCCTagctaaatatattcaaatgaAGCGGGCATTTTACCACCCGTTTGCACAAGCAACACAAGTTACCTTGAGAGGTATAGTTGACTAATAAGAATCCATGTTGATCTAAAGTTGTGACAAGGATGATAGATTGagaatatttcaatattttttaatattattagtattttaaaacttgaatttcattttaattgttCTTACAAAGTTGAAGTTTTAATCTgtctaaatataattttatgttaattgtttttacaatgtatttttaaaatttattaaatattattttagaatataattgaatatattctcaaaatttaataaaatttaaccaattatgctttaaacttatttttaaataattgtttaattttgattaaatattaatattttaacattaaacttaaaaataatagttaatttaataatttttacattaaaataataattattgtgTTAATCACCAATTgcaattaaatgaaaatgtgaatttgaattcaattaagttacacttaattgaatataaaattgaaaggttcaattttttaactttaggAAAAGTTCAAATATAAGATGAATATGTATTAAGTTAGACAAAGTGGATAAGGATTATCTAGAAATGCTATATATTTAGCCGAGAATCCAAGCTTAATTAAGATATTTGCTTGATTCAAATAAAAGGATGATATAGCACCCCTAATTCGTATCCGACGCTGgaacaaggttacggagcattaccgaaattatagatcaaacaatcatacatgtcatattcatttctcattcaaATCAAACAGTATTCAAACTCATTCATATAGTCCCTAATACGAGCTCTCGAGACcccaaatagacattaaaaatagttcgggactaaaccgagtactcaagaaatttttaggaaaacattgaaatttttcaaagtgcaggggacatacgcccgtgtggccaggccgtgtgggcattcgaaatggggacacacggctgtatCTAAGCCCATGTCCTacaccgtgtaactcactgacttgggtcacacggccagaccacacgcccgtatgccaggccgtgtacccttcgaaatggcctcacacgcccgtgtgctaggccgtgtgaaaactagagggtatactgacttataccacacgaccaagccacacacccgtgtgctaggccgtgtgaagcaATTGACTTTTTTTCTAAGGAAATTTCaagggacacatgaccgtgtcacCTGACCGtatgtcacacacagctgagacacacgcccgtgtctctgcccatgtggacaaaaaataggccattttccaagccatatttctcacccaaattggtaccaacctaaacacaacaatttgcatATGACCATGACATAAATAGGCATGCAAAACCAACCAACATCAAgcttataacatgtaatattcACACATAACAACATGATGCCCATAAGCACCCCAATTGACCACTTATAATCAAGCAAACTATGCATCTCAAAcatacctaaatggtcaaatacatatatgcctCATTGTGCCTAAAGCTTAACATGTATGTCACTTATCAAAATCAACCATTTGATACTCAAAACACCAATTCACAAACAAGGCATTTACATGAAAACCATACACCACATATAATAAGgccatttacacatatatacatacataatatacCTCAAatacaagccaaatcaaatggctacaaacataacaaaacatGTAGGCTATCATTAAccaaaatgacctatacatgccattataaccaaattaTAAACCACAAACACCAAAATAGCCaatagatagtgtgatgaaaTCTCTGCCaacttccaacccgaacgagatTCCGTTATCTAAGTACATAAAGAAACTAACACAAAGTAAATatgtaatgcttagtaagttcgtaattcaaaaataaagctTACCACTTCAATTTATGAGGATAATCCACTTTAATCAATCCAACATATCTTGGCCTTAGcttaaacaacattagcctctgaattttaattatcacataAACTAGCAATCATCTCAAAACATCATAGCATAAGTACACATTACTTAAGTGCATTCACATTTTCAAGCATGTGTCTAAGTATATTTCGATCATCTAATAACTCATACATTTCCATACTTTCATAGCAATTCTAATAAAAGCATTTGTCAATCCTTCCTTCTTCTCATACCCGTTTAACCACaacttaaataagtaaaataaggCATATCACAACTCAATTTTCCCCAAAAGCCTAACACATAATCATCAACAAAGTTAGCCATGCCATCTATTCATATGTTATAAATGTATATCATTTCCACGTATTTCGCGAACATACCTGtactagttcgtatcgaacttgTATGACCTCATAACAATATTGTGCccattgaaccacttggaaAATTATCGGATAAGCGGGTATCTCGCACACTATGTGCAAACACGTGGTCAAAACCACTACAATCTCATATCTCGTATCAATGCTCTCTCTTGAGCCATAACTGGGTCTGCTTACACAAGCTATCAGTCaagacgtagctacacggtgtTGTTCACACAAGCTATAAAGTAATCGCAACACATGCCAGAAACTCAGCCGCCGATAGGACGTAcgagacca
This genomic window from Gossypium raimondii isolate GPD5lz chromosome 10, ASM2569854v1, whole genome shotgun sequence contains:
- the LOC105777038 gene encoding uncharacterized protein LOC105777038, whose translation is MVIMDLKGITWVGHVYQKFEAMCLEAEEIMYQDTVKYVEDQVQTVGASVKRFYSDVMQDVMQDLLLPSSLEPVKAVAASDTAIEKNVGTFKKPQVGLKVAAVKDEGEQLIEDSEVTSDVIENAAHVPSSCQLHMVDNIFHSCPRSFMERESSYFLSREHNNRSMLVKANVENLPAAGAETVSEVACMGNEVGRLSSFSGNANAIIEESCQQIPRTSTRVTVGEDDCDSIEESCNEIESASESVPEILDNDLQFFESIGIKMDGRCSSSVIGSAEPNGQSNNWTMDSSGSAVGRKESGTVPPLDKTGVDESCIIVNEAELHCHPHRQGKHRPYQKKIRDAISSRMRSARKMEYKQLAKWYGDVGKCDEDSKGSSMSAQTRETTMRSSTQDLLDSEWELL